One genomic segment of Pseudomonas fortuita includes these proteins:
- a CDS encoding bile acid:sodium symporter family protein, with product MTASPLLTAFLPLALGIIMLGLGLSLTLADFARVVKYPKPVVVGLACQILLLPLVCFLIANGFGLESALAVGLMLLAASPGGTTANLFSHLAHGDVALNITLTAVNSLIAILTMPLLVNLSLSWFMASDQAIPLQFAKVLQVFAIVLLPVALGMLIGRYAPGFAARMQKPMKLVAALFLAFTIVLALAKDWQTVVEYAPVVGLAALLFNLLSLAVGYWVPRLLNIPKRQAIAIGMEIGIHNGTLAIALALSPSLLNNATMAVPAALYSLIMFFTAAGFGWWVSRGHVAAAPKGETVN from the coding sequence ATGACCGCCTCGCCCCTGTTAACCGCCTTCCTGCCGCTCGCGTTGGGCATCATCATGCTCGGCCTTGGGCTGTCGCTGACCCTGGCCGATTTCGCGCGCGTGGTGAAATACCCCAAACCGGTGGTGGTAGGCCTGGCCTGCCAGATCTTGCTGTTGCCACTGGTGTGCTTCCTGATCGCCAATGGCTTTGGCCTGGAGTCGGCCCTGGCGGTGGGGCTGATGCTGCTGGCAGCTTCGCCGGGCGGCACCACGGCCAACCTGTTCAGCCACCTGGCCCATGGCGATGTGGCGCTGAACATCACGCTCACGGCGGTGAACTCGCTGATCGCGATTCTGACCATGCCGTTGCTGGTGAACCTGTCGCTGAGCTGGTTCATGGCCTCGGACCAGGCCATTCCACTGCAATTTGCCAAGGTCTTGCAGGTATTTGCCATTGTCCTGTTGCCGGTCGCACTGGGTATGCTGATCGGCCGTTACGCCCCTGGTTTTGCCGCACGCATGCAGAAACCGATGAAACTGGTGGCGGCGCTGTTCCTGGCCTTTACCATTGTCCTGGCGCTGGCCAAGGACTGGCAGACCGTGGTCGAGTACGCGCCGGTGGTGGGCCTGGCTGCCCTGCTGTTCAACCTGCTTAGCCTGGCCGTGGGCTACTGGGTGCCGCGCCTGTTGAACATTCCCAAGCGGCAGGCAATTGCCATTGGCATGGAAATCGGCATTCACAACGGCACGCTGGCGATTGCCTTGGCGCTCAGCCCTTCATTGCTGAACAACGCAACCATGGCGGTGCCCGCGGCGCTGTACAGCCTGATCATGTTCTTCACGGCGGCAGGTTTTGGCTGGTGGGTCAGCCGCGGGCACGTGGCGGCAGCGCCCAAAGGGGAAACAGTGAATTGA